A window of Ruminiclostridium herbifermentans genomic DNA:
ATCAACTGTGAAAGTTGAGTCGTTAATTTATATATGAAAATTTTATTTATTGAAATTTTATATTTATTGAAAATCTTTATTACTTTATTGAAAAATACTTATCGAAAATTACTTTGTTGAAAATTTTAAGCTTAGAAATATATAAAAAACATAGGCTTTCACTAATGTTTTACGCTTTTGAAGAGTTAGCATAGAATATAAAATCAATTAAATTATTTATACTCAATATGATATCTTTGCATTAAAATAAGCTATATAACTAGAAATAGCTAAATGATTGAATAAAAAATCTATTTATATGTTCAAATATGCTTTAAACTTATTTGTCAAGAACACAGTATTATTCAACAATTGAAGATATTTTTCCTTCTGTACATTTGTATATAATTTACTTATTTACATATTATGTTTTACTTTTAAAACATCATTTTTCACTATTGCTTGAATAGTTTACATTTCAATAGTCTCTATATGCTTTCATCAGCTATTTTATAGCAAAAAATGCTTTTACTAATAATGGAAGGTTGGTAAAAAAAATTGTATGAATTAGTTGGTAGACACCAATACTACTTCATACAATTATATACAACAAAACCATTGTAAGCTTCCTGCATAAATAGACTAAGCGATATTTGATTTGTATTCTAAATAGTGAATTCCTCACTTTTCGATATATTATCGCCCTGCTGTCCGCTCCACTTACCGCACTTATCTCCCCAGCATACAACAGGACTATTATTTAATGAAATTTGAACTATCTCACAGCAATTAGAACATCCTGAACATTCCCTACTTACTGCTGTATAATCCCCATTTAATTTATCAAAGCCGTTAAACTTTGATTTACCTGCTCTGTACTGCATCTGTTCTTTTGCCAGTAATGCTACTCCGTATGCACCCATGACATCAAAATGCTTTGGGATAATTATTTCAAGCCCTAAAGCTTTCTCAAATGCCTTTACAATACCAATATTAGCTGCCACACCACCCTGAAATACTATTGGTGCCTCCAGTTTTTTACCGTTAGCCAAATTAGCCAGATAGTTTCTAACTAAAGCATCACACAGTCCTCTGATAATATCCTCTCTCAAATATCCCATTTGCTGTTTATGTATCATATCACTTTCTGCAAAAACAGCACATCTTCCTGCAATTCGAACAGGTATTTGAGATTTTAATGCATAATGACCAAAATCTTCTATAGATATACCTATTCGTGAGGCTTGTCTATCAAGAAATGAACCTGTACCTGCAGCACAGACTGTATTCATGGCGAAATCATATACTATTTTGTTTTTCAGCAAAATAATTTTGGAATCCTGACCTCCAATTTCAATAATTGTTCTTACATCAGGTATAACCTTTTGTGAAGCTATTGCATGAGCGGTAATTTCATTCTTTACTACATCTGCACCGATAATTGCCGCAGCTAACTGCCTTCCGCTGCCTGTTGTTCCAACTCCGCATATGGAAACATACATACCCATTCTTTTATAAATGTCCTTAAGCCCAGCTCTTATTGACTCAATTGGCTGCCCCTCTGTTCTTAAATAAAGTTTTTCAATTACATTTTCCTGTTCATCAATCAGTGTTATATTTGTGCTGACTGAACCCACATCAATACCCATATAACAGTTTACTTTGCCCATCAATATTTTCTCCTCTTCTCTTTTTTAGCAAATCAACGAATGCCTCTAACCTTGTTACAAAACCAGCTTCTCCTGTCATTTCATCTCTTATAATTGTCATAATTGGAATTTGATGATCCTCCTCAATTGCTGGAAGTATTGCCTGCGAAACTATTTCAGGCATACATCCCAAGGGATATAAGTGTATAATTCCATCATAACCTTCTTGTGCATGAATTACGGAGTTCCCTATTGTATGCTGAGTATGTCCGCCTACCATCCTTCCAAGATATGCTTTCGAGGCTTTTACATAACTTGAATCCCGTGGAAGATGAAGACCTTTTCTAAACATATCATTTACAATCCAATCACTAACAGTTACTTTTCTTTCAACCTCAATGCCCATGTTCCCAAGGATTCTCTCCAATTCAAAATTTGCATAAGGTTCAATTGTTGTATAAATCTCTCCAACAACAGCTATTTTTAATGGGTTGGCATTCTCATTTAACTTTATATCATTCAGTTTATTTTCCGTTAGCTTAATATACTCTAGTATATTCTTTGAGCCTTTAATCTTCATAATATCATTTTTAAAAGCTCTATATATTAAATCAACACTTCCTTTTTCACGTTCTCTAGCTCTTTTTATCCTCATAAGTCTTTCTAAATTATCTATTTTAATAGCAACATTTTTAGCTGAATTAGCAACCTTTACAACATTAACAAAGCTTGTGTTTCCACTAATTTTCCTTACTCTTGCATTAAGTTCCTTTAGTCCTTGATCTGGAACCTCTAATGTAATTAGTTCCATATTTATTCCAATATCATCAGCAGTTTTTTGGAGCATTTCCCCAAAATAGCCCAGCTTACATGGACCACAGCCGCCTGTAATAAGCATGGCATCTGCTCCTAGTTCCGATGCTTGAAGCATATTTCCAACAAATAGCTTAAAAGGAAGACAATTAGCTTCTGAACAATACTTTGAACCTATTTCTAATGTTTTATTAGTATTAAAAGGCGGTATGATATATTGAGCATTAAAATCATCCAGAAATGCTTTAGCTACAATATATGTATTACCTAGATGTGGAAATGTAAAAATCATGCGTTTTCCTCCTAATAATCATGTCTACAAAAGCCTCAAGCCTTGTACAAAAACCTGCCTCAGCTGAATGTTCATCCAGCACAAGCTTCATAAATGGTATATCACTCTCCATTCTAACTTTTTTCTCTACCAGTTCATCCACAAAGCTATCTACTCCGCAGCCAAATGATGTAAGTACCAATATTCCATCTACTTGCCCACTTTCAATTAATTGTGAAACACCTCCATATGCTCTTGTACCATAGTCCCAAAAGAGCATTTTATCCAATTCCTTACACCTTAACTTTGACTCAAGGTAATCAAGCATATCCAATGTAACTACCCCAAATCCATAGCCTCTTAGCTTATTTATAAGTTCCATATTTATATAGCTGTCATAGACTGTATAGCAGTGTCCTAAAACAGCGACAGTAAATTGGGTACTTCTTTTTTTTATCATTCTTAAAGTTACGTTGTCCTGCATAAATTCGTCAGTTAAGACACCTGATTTTAAGATTTGTCTTTCAAAACGATATGCTTCAAGTGCTTTTTTGTAAGCATTTTTAATTTTCCGTCTGTCACGGGTTATAAACTCACCTATACGAAGAGCTGCCAACCAAGAATTCTTATTTGACTCTCGTAGGTTAATTTCTGTATCAATAATTCTAGGCAGCGACTTTGTTGAGTTTTTAATCATGTCAGGTACTCCGCAAATCTCAGGACAAATATATTGCTTTTTAGAAATACTTGTAAATCTTGGCATAAAGATAATATCAACTTTACCTACAAGATTCATAACATGTCCGAAATAAATCTTTATAGGAAGACATGCCTCAGAAATACATGTATTTGCTCCATCAGTCAATAAGTTTTTGTTTGTTTTATCAGACAGAATCACTTCTGCTCCTAATTCACTAAAAAATGTTTCCCAAAGTTTAGAGTACTTATAGTAATATAGTCCCCTTGGTATACCAACTTTTATCATATTTATATCCGTGCCTCACATTCCTTTTTAAATAAGAATACCGAAAAATATCAGCACAGGCTTTAGCCCTCCTTCGTATAATATGTCTAATAAGGAAATCTGCTTTTAAATAATAAGTAAACGTAAAAAAACCATGTCAGTAGAAATTATTGACATGGTTTAAATTAGTTATTCAGATATATGTGCTAATTATTTCATCAACAGTGTAGGGTGAGATTATAGTATTGACTTAGGTACTTCCGTACGTACTTATCTAAATGGGTTACTCACAAGATATTTGTTGAATTAGTATTGGTTCATAATAGTTAATTTTACCGTCGCTCACATTCAGCATCCCTGCTTCATCGTGCATTCTTTATAGCCCAATTTTCTATGGCTTTACCAAGTGAGTTTGCAATATTCACTTGATTTTCGTAATTTACAAGCCATTCATACTCAGAAGGATTTGACATAAAGCCACATTCTACAAGTATTGCAGGAGCCTGTGTTGGTATACATACTGACAGGCTCTGCCATCTGTAACCATCGTTCTCTCTGCCCAATTCTCTTACCATTTCTTCCTGTATAAAACCAGCTGTTGCCTTAGAGCCTGCTTGTGAATAAAGCGTTAAAAAGCCCTTATGCTTTGAATAATCAGCTGTCACATCCATAGAATTATTGTGTATTGAAACTGCAATATCTGGTTTTTCTTTTCTAATTAAATTTGCTCTTTCTGTTAGGCTTACAGTAGTATCACTTGTTCTAGTCATTATAACCGTTGCCCCAAGTGCTTTTAAATATTTTCTTGTATTTAATGCAATAGATAAGTTTATATCTTTTTCATAAAGTCCACGATTTCCTAATGGCCCAACAGCACCTGACTCATTTCCTCCATGCCCTGCATCAAGCAGTACCTTCAAGCCTGTAAGAGGCTTGCTGCTGTTCTTGTCAATTTTAGGGGCATTTTTAAGTGAAAATACCAGTTCACCATTTTTATACTGTGCATAATACCCAAAATATTTGTCTGCTGCTTTCAGCTTAAATGTATAAACTGCATTGCCAGATATGTTTTGACAAATAACTGACGAATAAATAGAACTACTAGGAGCAGCTGCACTAACTTTTATACCTTTAGTATTAAACAATGTCAATGTAACAGTTCCTGATTGTGCTGACACGTCAAATACAGTATTTACAGGCATTTTAAATGCAATATCCGTATAATTGCTATTAGCTTTTACTTTAATCGATGATATAGTATTAGTCTTTAATGCTTTATCATTTACAATTTTTACATCGCTTGCTGCTACCCACACACCACTCTTCAATAAATAAAAGTTATTTTGTTGACCCACAACATAGTCAGAGGCACCATTTATTAGTGGAGTTACTCTAGAATACGATGAAGCTGGACCTGAACGGGCTGGTACTTCTGTTTCCTTCGTATTTACAACTGCATATTTTTGATACTTTGAAGATTGTACACTAATTATGTTGCTCAGCGATTTTGTTACCTTTTTTCCATTGTAATCAAGAACAAATACTGGTTTTCCAAGACTTAAAACCCTTTGATTTCCCTTTACTGCTGGAAATTCAAAGGTACCCGTGTACTTTACAGGTGTCAATTCATTTTTATCTATCTTGTTGCTTGATGCGTCAGAATTGTTTGCACCTTCCACGCTTGTCAAATTAACCTTATATGTTCCAATCTCAACCCACACCTTTGAACCTTTTGGTGCTTCACAAGAGAAGGTTACCTTCTGACCAGTTTTCATTGTCATAGCTTGAGTAGGTGAAAAGGAATTTGGCTTAAATTCCGGCTTTGTCATTTTATAAGGTGCTGCTGTTGTTCCCTTCTTTATTATTTTCAGCACAGTCTCTTTTCCCTTATGCTTGAAAACAAAGCTATTCTCACCGTTCTTCAAATCTACAAATACAGTAAGATAACCATCTTCGGAAGTTTCTATTTCGGTATCCTCTAAATATATGGGCTGGTTCGGATCTCCACTTCCAAGAATACTAACCTTTGAAGCTGAAGTTTCATAACCATTTGAAGGCTGAGATATAATTAGCTGT
This region includes:
- a CDS encoding acyl-CoA dehydratase activase, which translates into the protein MGKVNCYMGIDVGSVSTNITLIDEQENVIEKLYLRTEGQPIESIRAGLKDIYKRMGMYVSICGVGTTGSGRQLAAAIIGADVVKNEITAHAIASQKVIPDVRTIIEIGGQDSKIILLKNKIVYDFAMNTVCAAGTGSFLDRQASRIGISIEDFGHYALKSQIPVRIAGRCAVFAESDMIHKQQMGYLREDIIRGLCDALVRNYLANLANGKKLEAPIVFQGGVAANIGIVKAFEKALGLEIIIPKHFDVMGAYGVALLAKEQMQYRAGKSKFNGFDKLNGDYTAVSRECSGCSNCCEIVQISLNNSPVVCWGDKCGKWSGQQGDNISKSEEFTI
- a CDS encoding CoA protein activase; its protein translation is MIFTFPHLGNTYIVAKAFLDDFNAQYIIPPFNTNKTLEIGSKYCSEANCLPFKLFVGNMLQASELGADAMLITGGCGPCKLGYFGEMLQKTADDIGINMELITLEVPDQGLKELNARVRKISGNTSFVNVVKVANSAKNVAIKIDNLERLMRIKRAREREKGSVDLIYRAFKNDIMKIKGSKNILEYIKLTENKLNDIKLNENANPLKIAVVGEIYTTIEPYANFELERILGNMGIEVERKVTVSDWIVNDMFRKGLHLPRDSSYVKASKAYLGRMVGGHTQHTIGNSVIHAQEGYDGIIHLYPLGCMPEIVSQAILPAIEEDHQIPIMTIIRDEMTGEAGFVTRLEAFVDLLKKRRGENIDGQSKLLYGY
- a CDS encoding acyl-CoA dehydratase activase-related protein encodes the protein MIKVGIPRGLYYYKYSKLWETFFSELGAEVILSDKTNKNLLTDGANTCISEACLPIKIYFGHVMNLVGKVDIIFMPRFTSISKKQYICPEICGVPDMIKNSTKSLPRIIDTEINLRESNKNSWLAALRIGEFITRDRRKIKNAYKKALEAYRFERQILKSGVLTDEFMQDNVTLRMIKKRSTQFTVAVLGHCYTVYDSYINMELINKLRGYGFGVVTLDMLDYLESKLRCKELDKMLFWDYGTRAYGGVSQLIESGQVDGILVLTSFGCGVDSFVDELVEKKVRMESDIPFMKLVLDEHSAEAGFCTRLEAFVDMIIRRKTHDFYISTSR
- a CDS encoding N-acetylmuramoyl-L-alanine amidase, with translation MNKKIGAICVLLVVLMIFPIIGSKVFIDKPYEGNVSNAQDMQLNEDLRGVWIASVSNINFPSKPGLTAEEQMKELDKIIENTEYMGLNAIFFQVRPTGDALYKSSIYPWSSYLTGQQGKANDKDFDPLAYIIEQGHKKGIQIHAWINPLRLSMGTTSKPDKDLKVLSANHPAKKIPNAVVTAHTGQLYLDPGYPEAIKLITDGIAEIVKNYDVDGIHFDDYFYPSKTEAKNNEDFKDDETYKKYKGNFKNKDDWRRNNIDTLVKNSYETVKSIKPEVQFGISPFAIWSNKDRNPEGSDTQGGISTYYDYYADSRKWVKEEYLDYIAPQIYWNIGFKVADYSVLLDWWKNVCSGTNVKLYVGHAAYKINDTTQANEWLDPLQIPKQIALNRESNAVSGSIFYGYAKLAANSLGIKDKLHGIYVAGRDPGSNVPEDRQLIISQPSNGYETSASKVSILGSGDPNQPIYLEDTEIETSEDGYLTVFVDLKNGENSFVFKHKGKETVLKIIKKGTTAAPYKMTKPEFKPNSFSPTQAMTMKTGQKVTFSCEAPKGSKVWVEIGTYKVNLTSVEGANNSDASSNKIDKNELTPVKYTGTFEFPAVKGNQRVLSLGKPVFVLDYNGKKVTKSLSNIISVQSSKYQKYAVVNTKETEVPARSGPASSYSRVTPLINGASDYVVGQQNNFYLLKSGVWVAASDVKIVNDKALKTNTISSIKVKANSNYTDIAFKMPVNTVFDVSAQSGTVTLTLFNTKGIKVSAAAPSSSIYSSVICQNISGNAVYTFKLKAADKYFGYYAQYKNGELVFSLKNAPKIDKNSSKPLTGLKVLLDAGHGGNESGAVGPLGNRGLYEKDINLSIALNTRKYLKALGATVIMTRTSDTTVSLTERANLIRKEKPDIAVSIHNNSMDVTADYSKHKGFLTLYSQAGSKATAGFIQEEMVRELGRENDGYRWQSLSVCIPTQAPAILVECGFMSNPSEYEWLVNYENQVNIANSLGKAIENWAIKNAR